The Acetoanaerobium noterae genome window below encodes:
- a CDS encoding transposase: MKTYYDIDFKKELVKEYLDGKSLNNLYQTYGVAKSTIAGWIKKYSEECQYIKPHNKEKNASSEEIRALNKKIKEL; this comes from the coding sequence ATGAAAACATATTACGATATAGATTTTAAGAAAGAATTAGTTAAAGAATATTTAGATGGTAAATCATTAAATAATCTTTACCAGACCTATGGAGTAGCAAAATCTACAATAGCAGGATGGATTAAAAAATACAGTGAAGAATGCCAATATATTAAACCACATAATAAAGAAAAAAATGCTTCAAGTGAAGAAATACGAGCTTTAAATAAGAAAATCAAGGAACTT